One Gammaproteobacteria bacterium genomic window carries:
- a CDS encoding DUF4381 domain-containing protein, with product MSPLLQDLRDIRGLDSLPWWPPAPGWWLALAVLLVLLGLAVLVTRWWRNRVPGSWQAEARIRLRQLEQRRRWADARTMAAELSELLRRMAIARFGRRACAGRVGDAWLEWLERHDPAGFPWRREGRPLIDLPYAPPRGEGSGERLRPLIRAARAWLGPEPQGEDHPLGAEAAVPHVVDQQAAAQATGRV from the coding sequence ATGAGCCCCCTGCTGCAGGACCTCCGCGACATCCGGGGGCTGGACTCACTGCCCTGGTGGCCGCCCGCGCCCGGCTGGTGGCTGGCGCTCGCCGTGCTCCTCGTCCTGCTGGGGCTGGCGGTCCTCGTGACGCGCTGGTGGCGCAACCGCGTCCCCGGCAGTTGGCAGGCGGAGGCGCGCATCCGGCTCCGGCAGCTCGAGCAGCGGCGGCGCTGGGCGGACGCGCGGACCATGGCGGCGGAGCTCTCGGAGCTGCTCCGGCGCATGGCCATCGCACGCTTCGGGCGCCGGGCCTGCGCGGGGCGGGTCGGCGATGCCTGGCTGGAGTGGCTCGAGCGCCACGACCCGGCGGGTTTCCCCTGGCGGCGGGAAGGCCGCCCGTTGATCGACCTGCCCTATGCCCCGCCCCGGGGCGAGGGCTCGGGCGAGCGGCTCCGGCCCCTCATCCGGGCCGCCCGGGCCTGGCTCGGGCCCGAGCCCCAGGGCGAAGACCACCCGCTCGGGGCGGAGGCCGCCGTGCCCCACGTGGTGGACCAGCAGGCGGCGGCGCAGGCGACCGGCCGTGTTTGA
- a CDS encoding VWA domain-containing protein: MFEFGWPWLGLLLPLPWVARRLLPPRGVAVEPSAGGAELLHPSAPRLAESFTGFAPGWDLPFGVQSALVALAWVGLVAALMRPQWLETRQEMVSPGYDLMLAVDASRSMEALDFTLEGRRVNRMAVVKGVVGRFIEQRHGDRVGLIVFGDAAYLQAPLTVDGAAVRAMLEEVVPRMAGDATAIGDAVGLAVKKLRDRPEGSRVLVLLTDGENTAGSLPPMEAARLAREYGVRIYAVGVGSKGKVPFPGPGGRITMEDMQIDEALLAEMAAVTGGAFYMATDTQALEAIYRRIDALEKTRAESRQTLLPRPLYRWPLAVALGALLALGWLVARRGGRMLG, translated from the coding sequence GTGTTTGAGTTCGGATGGCCCTGGCTCGGGCTGCTCCTGCCGCTGCCCTGGGTGGCCCGCCGGCTCCTGCCCCCCCGGGGGGTGGCGGTGGAGCCGTCCGCGGGGGGCGCCGAGCTGCTGCACCCGTCGGCGCCGCGGCTCGCCGAGTCCTTTACCGGCTTCGCCCCGGGCTGGGACCTGCCCTTCGGTGTGCAGAGCGCGCTCGTCGCCCTCGCCTGGGTCGGGCTCGTGGCGGCGCTGATGCGACCCCAGTGGCTCGAGACCCGCCAGGAGATGGTGAGTCCGGGCTACGACCTGATGCTCGCGGTGGACGCCTCCCGGTCCATGGAGGCGCTCGACTTCACCCTCGAGGGCCGGCGGGTGAACCGGATGGCCGTCGTGAAGGGGGTGGTCGGACGGTTCATCGAGCAGCGGCACGGTGACCGGGTGGGCCTGATCGTGTTCGGCGACGCGGCGTACCTGCAGGCACCGCTCACGGTCGACGGGGCCGCGGTGCGCGCCATGCTGGAGGAGGTCGTCCCGCGCATGGCGGGAGACGCCACCGCCATCGGGGACGCGGTGGGGCTGGCGGTCAAGAAGCTCCGCGACCGGCCCGAGGGCTCGCGAGTGCTGGTCCTGCTGACCGACGGGGAGAACACGGCCGGGAGTCTGCCCCCGATGGAAGCCGCCCGCCTGGCGCGCGAGTACGGTGTGCGGATCTACGCGGTCGGAGTCGGCAGCAAGGGCAAGGTGCCGTTTCCCGGGCCGGGCGGCCGCATCACGATGGAGGACATGCAGATCGACGAGGCGTTGCTCGCCGAGATGGCCGCCGTGACGGGTGGGGCCTTCTACATGGCCACGGACACCCAGGCCCTGGAGGCGATCTACCGGCGGATCGACGCGCTGGAGAAGACCCGCGCCGAGAGCCGCCAGACCCTGCTGCCCCGCCCCCTGTACCGCTGGCCGCTGGCGGTGGCCCTCGGGGCGTTGCTGGCGCTCGGCTGGCTGGTGGCCCGCCGGGGCGGGCGAATGCTCGGCTGA
- a CDS encoding VWA domain-containing protein, with the protein MHDALDLLRDFHFAQPFWLLGLLVPALLLLVPPTRRAEGRDMARLARYADAHLLPHLLRATPETERPRRHLGLWSSLWVLGVLAMAGPRWDYTDLRVERPGDSLLVLLDVSASMRAADVRPNRLSRARQEVEDLLDRAAGVRVGLVAFASVAQVVAPITEDYETVRHLLPSLSPDLVRMQGSRPSAALDRAERVLAGQAPGTRHALVLLTDGDFVEEGLEIRAAALAAKGITLHVLGVGSPEGATVPGASGEPVRGPDGAPVRSRLEGPRLEALARAGGGTYRCADYRDGDTRAVLRAIARAADSGSGREYTYRVWEERYPLPLAGMAVLLVWAWRRVRAYTTPEAHGR; encoded by the coding sequence ATGCACGACGCCCTCGACCTCCTGCGCGACTTCCACTTCGCCCAGCCCTTCTGGCTGCTCGGCCTGCTCGTGCCCGCACTGCTGCTCCTGGTGCCGCCCACGCGGCGTGCGGAAGGCAGGGACATGGCCAGGCTCGCCCGCTACGCCGACGCGCACCTCCTGCCCCACCTGCTGCGCGCCACGCCGGAGACGGAGCGGCCGCGCCGCCACCTCGGCCTCTGGTCCTCCCTCTGGGTGCTCGGTGTCCTGGCGATGGCAGGCCCGCGCTGGGACTACACGGACCTCCGGGTGGAGCGCCCGGGAGACAGCCTCCTGGTCCTGCTGGACGTGTCGGCGTCCATGCGGGCCGCGGACGTCAGGCCGAACCGTCTCTCCCGCGCCCGGCAGGAGGTCGAGGACCTGCTCGACCGGGCGGCCGGCGTGCGGGTCGGGCTGGTCGCGTTCGCCTCGGTGGCCCAGGTGGTCGCGCCCATCACCGAGGACTACGAGACCGTCCGCCACCTGTTGCCGTCGCTCTCCCCCGACCTGGTGCGCATGCAGGGGAGCCGCCCGTCCGCGGCCCTCGACCGTGCCGAGCGCGTGCTCGCCGGGCAGGCCCCGGGAACGCGCCACGCGCTGGTGCTCCTCACCGACGGGGACTTCGTGGAAGAGGGGCTCGAGATCCGGGCCGCCGCGCTCGCGGCGAAGGGCATCACGCTCCACGTGCTCGGCGTGGGCAGCCCCGAGGGGGCCACGGTCCCGGGGGCCTCCGGCGAGCCGGTCCGCGGGCCGGATGGCGCGCCGGTGCGCTCGCGCCTGGAGGGGCCGAGGCTCGAGGCACTGGCGCGGGCGGGCGGCGGGACCTACCGGTGCGCCGACTATCGGGACGGCGACACCCGGGCCGTGTTGCGGGCGATCGCCCGGGCCGCGGACTCGGGCTCGGGCCGGGAGTACACCTACCGGGTCTGGGAGGAGCGCTACCCCCTGCCCCTCGCCGGCATGGCGGTGCTCCTCGTGTGGGCGTGGCGGCGGGTGCGGGCGTACACGACGCCGGAGGCCCATGGGCGCTAG
- a CDS encoding tetratricopeptide repeat protein, whose amino-acid sequence MGARRCTVWGTILALAAGCAAPCWPSAALAADLFGCPEDEARDLFARGEFDAAAALFRDEYRRGVALYRAGRFAEAAQVFERVDREAVRLDALYNLGNARFHLEDYRGAVQAYEEVLRRDPSREDAAHNLNLAMQGLAEAARAGEEPEREAQVRKPREPEPEPSRPQEARSPKERQESRSSESQQQESQQQESQQGSQQQEGQQGSEQQQGSEQQEGQQGSEQQQGSEQQEGQQGSEQQQGSQQQEGQQGSEQQQGSQQQEGQQGSEQQQGSQQQEGQQGSEQQQGSQQQEGQQGSEQQRGSQQQGQAGSQPEAGQEGGARTGGTDEGEDGPEESFPEGEGSAESQGEAGAEPREGEGREGGTQRDEAGQETGQDRPPEAPPEPDPAKVGAQENGEEPSPGAAEREPPQPGPGEKEGEDSTPTRAGEPQPQPRSETGEREGAASGKPPEGLPGKGGEERGDRPRDDGASRAVDRVDQMGGGAPRPDGDAPPGAGFDPALGKTGAGPSVPDWVVQQWLERVDADPGRLLRNQFKVEESRVEERTGGALVEPRPW is encoded by the coding sequence ATGGGCGCTAGGCGCTGCACGGTCTGGGGCACGATCCTGGCGCTGGCCGCGGGCTGCGCCGCCCCTTGCTGGCCATCCGCGGCGCTCGCCGCGGACCTCTTCGGCTGCCCGGAGGACGAGGCCCGCGACCTCTTCGCGCGGGGGGAGTTCGATGCGGCGGCCGCCCTCTTCCGGGACGAATACCGTCGCGGGGTGGCCCTCTACCGGGCCGGGCGATTCGCGGAGGCGGCCCAGGTCTTCGAGCGCGTGGACCGCGAGGCGGTACGGCTCGATGCCCTGTACAACCTCGGGAATGCCCGCTTCCATCTCGAGGACTACCGGGGTGCCGTGCAGGCCTACGAGGAGGTGCTCAGGCGGGACCCGAGCCGCGAGGACGCCGCACACAACCTGAACCTCGCCATGCAGGGGCTTGCGGAGGCGGCCCGGGCTGGAGAGGAGCCCGAGCGCGAGGCGCAGGTCCGCAAGCCGCGCGAGCCCGAGCCCGAGCCCTCTCGGCCCCAGGAGGCCCGGTCCCCCAAGGAGCGGCAGGAGTCCCGGTCTTCGGAGAGCCAGCAGCAAGAGAGCCAGCAGCAAGAGAGCCAGCAAGGCTCCCAGCAGCAGGAAGGGCAGCAGGGCTCCGAGCAGCAGCAAGGCTCCGAGCAGCAGGAAGGGCAGCAGGGCTCCGAGCAGCAGCAAGGCTCCGAGCAGCAGGAGGGCCAGCAGGGCTCCGAGCAGCAACAGGGTTCCCAGCAGCAGGAAGGGCAGCAGGGCTCCGAGCAGCAACAGGGCTCCCAGCAGCAGGAAGGGCAGCAAGGCTCCGAGCAGCAACAGGGCTCGCAGCAGCAGGAGGGGCAGCAAGGCTCCGAGCAGCAGCAAGGCTCCCAGCAGCAGGAAGGGCAGCAGGGCTCCGAGCAGCAACGGGGCTCCCAGCAACAGGGGCAGGCCGGGTCCCAGCCGGAGGCCGGGCAGGAGGGTGGTGCTCGGACCGGGGGGACCGACGAAGGCGAGGATGGTCCCGAGGAATCGTTCCCGGAGGGAGAGGGGAGCGCCGAGTCGCAGGGCGAGGCCGGCGCCGAGCCGCGCGAAGGGGAAGGCCGGGAGGGCGGGACGCAGCGGGACGAGGCGGGACAGGAGACGGGGCAGGACAGGCCTCCCGAAGCGCCCCCGGAGCCCGACCCGGCGAAGGTCGGGGCGCAGGAGAACGGGGAAGAGCCGTCTCCGGGAGCGGCCGAGCGCGAGCCGCCGCAGCCTGGCCCGGGTGAGAAGGAGGGGGAAGACTCCACGCCGACGCGGGCCGGGGAGCCCCAGCCCCAGCCCCGGTCCGAGACCGGAGAGCGCGAGGGTGCCGCTTCGGGGAAGCCCCCGGAAGGGCTGCCCGGCAAGGGCGGGGAGGAGCGTGGCGACCGGCCCAGGGACGACGGCGCGAGCCGGGCCGTGGACCGGGTGGACCAGATGGGCGGGGGCGCGCCGCGCCCCGACGGCGACGCGCCGCCCGGGGCCGGATTCGACCCGGCCCTGGGGAAGACCGGAGCCGGACCGTCGGTCCCCGATTGGGTGGTCCAGCAGTGGCTCGAGCGGGTCGACGCGGACCCGGGCCGTCTCCTGCGCAACCAGTTCAAGGTCGAGGAGTCTCGGGTCGAGGAACGGACCGGGGGTGCCCTGGTCGAGCCGAGGCCCTGGTGA